Proteins encoded by one window of Candidatus Dadabacteria bacterium:
- a CDS encoding DUF502 domain-containing protein, producing the protein MTRNGGIKIPDSKPPQSSFFKQSFIAGILIIVPFGVTIFVLYKLIKWMLFFFSTGPAGILRHFIDVPPYVFQGISFVIGILATLLLIIFLGAVTRNFVGRRMILFGESLISKIPLARTFYVSVKQVVQTLFFTSQMQSMSRVVLVEYPRKGIHAIAFVTGVTEARRNHNVTDHNLVSLFVPTTPNPTSGIYIMVPEEDLQELDISVEDAFRLIVSAGISQSDSDVSGQDKKNG; encoded by the coding sequence TTGACCAGAAACGGGGGGATTAAAATACCAGACTCAAAACCTCCTCAATCTTCTTTTTTCAAGCAGAGCTTCATTGCCGGCATCCTGATTATCGTCCCTTTCGGGGTGACCATTTTCGTCCTCTACAAGCTGATAAAGTGGATGCTTTTCTTTTTCAGCACCGGCCCTGCCGGGATACTCCGCCACTTCATAGATGTTCCGCCCTACGTGTTTCAGGGAATCTCTTTTGTCATAGGGATCCTTGCCACGCTACTGCTGATCATTTTCCTGGGGGCTGTGACCAGGAACTTCGTTGGCAGGAGGATGATTCTGTTCGGCGAGTCTCTTATCTCGAAGATTCCGCTTGCGAGAACTTTCTACGTGAGCGTGAAGCAGGTCGTGCAGACGCTTTTTTTCACCTCCCAGATGCAGAGCATGAGTAGGGTCGTGCTGGTCGAGTACCCGAGAAAAGGGATTCATGCCATAGCTTTCGTAACGGGAGTTACGGAGGCCAGGAGGAACCATAACGTGACGGACCATAATCTTGTCAGCCTGTTTGTCCCCACGACGCCGAATCCGACAAGCGGCATTTACATTATGGTTCCGGAAGAGGACCTGCAGGAGCTGGATATTTCCGTGGAAGACGCGTTTCGGCTCATAGTTTCCGCCGGGATTTCTCAAAGCGACTCCGATGTTTCTGGCCAAGATAAGAAAAACGGTTGA
- a CDS encoding ROK family protein, with amino-acid sequence MKRKFLGIDIGGTNIRGKVISEEGGTLGERKTLSDAHMGISRLMENLADFIEGFAGEGLSAIGIGVPGTVDRASGTLVQAPNIANTRDFPFTEVLSEKIGTATPVFIQNDASCAALGEYRAGAGRGSGSMVMITLGTGFGGGIILDGKLWPGEDGFAGEVGHITINPSGPICGCGARGCIETYVSQVAIKRVVREHPELRERLAGTEESALPERLAELAREKDQAAISVWNDFGANLGVGISILVNILDVKTVVVGGGLSGAWELFIGKALEEAERRCLGGAQRGLQVKRAALGDDAGVLGACYVAETGLGERS; translated from the coding sequence ATGAAGCGGAAATTCCTTGGCATAGATATAGGGGGAACCAATATCAGGGGGAAAGTCATCTCCGAGGAGGGAGGCACGCTCGGCGAGAGAAAAACCCTCTCGGACGCCCACATGGGCATCTCCCGGCTCATGGAGAACCTGGCCGACTTCATAGAAGGATTTGCCGGGGAAGGGCTATCCGCAATCGGGATAGGAGTACCGGGGACCGTTGACCGCGCAAGCGGCACTCTTGTCCAGGCCCCGAACATAGCAAACACCAGGGATTTCCCGTTTACAGAAGTCCTTTCGGAGAAAATCGGAACCGCAACCCCCGTTTTTATACAAAACGACGCTTCCTGCGCGGCTCTCGGTGAATACCGGGCGGGGGCGGGCAGAGGATCAGGCTCGATGGTAATGATAACCTTGGGAACAGGGTTCGGGGGCGGAATAATCCTCGACGGCAAGCTCTGGCCGGGGGAAGACGGCTTCGCCGGAGAGGTGGGGCATATAACGATTAACCCGTCGGGACCCATTTGTGGCTGCGGCGCGAGGGGCTGCATTGAAACCTACGTTTCTCAGGTAGCGATAAAGAGAGTCGTCCGCGAGCACCCGGAACTCCGCGAAAGGCTCGCCGGTACCGAAGAATCAGCCCTCCCCGAGCGCCTGGCGGAGCTTGCGCGCGAAAAAGACCAAGCGGCCATCTCGGTATGGAACGATTTCGGGGCGAACCTGGGGGTGGGAATATCAATTCTCGTAAACATCCTCGACGTAAAGACGGTGGTAGTGGGCGGGGGGCTTTCGGGGGCCTGGGAACTTTTTATCGGGAAAGCCCTCGAGGAAGCCGAAAGAAGGTGTCTTGGGGGAGCCCAAAGGGGACTTCAGGTAAAAAGAGCGGCCCTGGGAGACGATGCGGGGGTGCTGGGAGCGTGTTACGTGGCCGAAACCGGGCTCGGGGAGAGATCCTAG
- the tilS gene encoding tRNA lysidine(34) synthetase TilS encodes MFLAKIRKTVDSFGMIAPGDVIVAGVSGGSDSMALLFALWDLREFYPGTNVIVSHVNHGLRGAESDEDAEFVREAAKRLGFPFECVRVDAEGFRKKHGLSLEDAARELRYGFFNDVLTKYSAQRIATAHTLNDQAETVIMRLIRGSGSRGLAGIRPSVGNIIRPLINVTKHEVIEYLQSKGEPWREDSTNSSDEFLRNRVRSELIPLLESYNPAVEQVLSRVAAVCAAEADFISAEGEKRFREIARVVAGGVLGDTEKLLREPPAIRFSVMRKSILAVKGDLNSVSAKHLFAIDEVLGSGEPSAEVNLPGGVVFHAGHGVFFFTREEKFREFPQTEIKNHGTHRISRDLEVTVELTDDASLWGAADVGHFAPEKVGFPVTLRSFSEGDRFVPLGMKGAKKLKDFFIDEKIPRFLRKKVPVFETRDGIVWVGGLRMDNRFKADETKGPWLRIRIRGSSQKLLDLAKSLRAS; translated from the coding sequence ATGTTTCTGGCCAAGATAAGAAAAACGGTTGATTCCTTCGGAATGATCGCTCCCGGGGACGTGATCGTCGCGGGAGTGTCCGGGGGGTCAGACTCCATGGCGCTTCTCTTTGCCCTTTGGGACCTGCGGGAGTTTTATCCGGGCACAAATGTGATCGTTTCCCACGTCAATCACGGGCTAAGGGGCGCCGAGTCGGATGAAGACGCCGAGTTCGTCAGGGAAGCGGCCAAGCGGCTCGGCTTTCCGTTTGAATGCGTGCGGGTAGACGCGGAGGGCTTCAGAAAAAAACACGGACTTTCACTCGAGGACGCCGCCAGGGAGCTTCGCTACGGCTTTTTCAACGATGTTCTGACGAAATATTCTGCCCAGAGGATCGCCACGGCGCACACGCTTAACGATCAGGCGGAGACGGTCATAATGAGGCTCATAAGGGGAAGCGGTTCCCGAGGGCTTGCCGGGATAAGACCCTCGGTCGGCAACATAATACGCCCGCTCATAAACGTCACCAAGCATGAAGTCATCGAGTACCTCCAGTCAAAAGGAGAGCCCTGGAGGGAGGATTCTACCAACAGTTCGGACGAATTTTTGAGAAACAGGGTAAGGAGCGAACTTATTCCCCTGCTTGAGAGCTATAATCCGGCCGTCGAGCAGGTTCTCTCCCGTGTGGCGGCGGTCTGCGCCGCGGAAGCGGATTTCATTTCGGCCGAAGGCGAGAAAAGATTTCGGGAGATTGCCCGCGTTGTGGCAGGAGGCGTGCTCGGAGACACGGAAAAACTTCTTCGCGAGCCCCCGGCGATCAGGTTCTCGGTAATGAGAAAATCGATTCTGGCCGTAAAGGGGGACCTGAACTCGGTTTCCGCCAAGCATCTTTTCGCGATTGACGAAGTGCTTGGCTCCGGGGAGCCCTCTGCTGAGGTAAACCTTCCCGGCGGAGTCGTTTTTCACGCGGGGCACGGGGTTTTCTTTTTCACGCGCGAGGAGAAATTTCGCGAGTTCCCGCAAACCGAGATAAAAAACCACGGTACCCACAGGATCTCCCGGGATCTTGAGGTCACTGTTGAGCTTACGGATGACGCCTCCCTCTGGGGCGCGGCCGATGTCGGGCACTTCGCGCCCGAAAAAGTCGGTTTTCCCGTAACGCTCAGGAGCTTTTCCGAAGGAGACAGGTTCGTTCCGCTCGGAATGAAGGGAGCCAAGAAGCTCAAGGATTTCTTCATTGACGAGAAAATACCTAGATTTCTTAGAAAAAAAGTGCCGGTTTTCGAAACCCGCGATGGAATAGTCTGGGTGGGCGGTTTAAGAATGGATAACAGGTTCAAAGCGGATGAAACCAAGGGTCCGTGGCTCAGGATAAGGATTCGCGGTTCTTCGCAGAAGCTGCTTGACCTTGCGAAAAGTCTCCGGGCCTCCTAG
- a CDS encoding SurA N-terminal domain-containing protein: MAFDIIKNRQGLLTKALLLLLALTFVIGFGYVGGISIGGRGPSGGAAVEVNGDKVSLAEFYNLRDSMLDRLRRSDQEISDELFEYVNFSVIDSLVNKKLLAQKAEELGIRVSQEELSDAIRNDPGFQVDGAFVGFERYRDFISRGLNRTVKDFEDSYREDLLVEKLVSVLDSSVTASDEELLSIYRTREEKIDLHYVSFAARDYLEGQKPSEEEIARYYRKNTDLFWEPEKRAARYVKLTPGDFTEDAEVSDEEIEAYYTTYPEEFLSKGTPKPFDDVKGEIKKQLVEGKSKLLYNQFLEEFLRKRRSFSDLLSEKSSLEVKETAEFTLGGAGGDIPGAIRREAFSVKKKRLSNVVLRDFTWFFEITRVQSSKRSGIESARGEIVEALKREKGVDRARESAGNSLAKITASGKGFSGVAKSMGLSVERTGFFSRSEDPLDVESGDFISDVFGLRSNRPTPNRVYKSGETFYIVSLAKTKPADSGYFGNERDSLRRQEVSLRKMLVVERLLENLRESSKISPNKNLLSQGG, encoded by the coding sequence TTGGCATTCGATATCATAAAAAACAGGCAAGGCCTTCTCACCAAGGCCCTGCTTCTGCTGCTCGCCCTTACCTTCGTTATCGGCTTCGGATACGTGGGAGGAATAAGTATAGGGGGTAGAGGCCCAAGCGGCGGAGCTGCGGTAGAGGTAAACGGGGACAAGGTTTCCCTCGCGGAGTTCTATAATCTCAGGGACTCGATGCTTGACCGCCTGCGCCGCAGCGACCAGGAGATCTCGGACGAGCTTTTCGAATACGTGAATTTTTCCGTGATCGACTCGCTGGTCAACAAGAAGCTTCTCGCCCAGAAGGCCGAAGAACTGGGGATCAGGGTAAGCCAGGAGGAGCTTTCAGACGCAATAAGAAACGATCCGGGGTTCCAGGTGGACGGCGCTTTCGTGGGGTTTGAACGCTACCGGGACTTTATTTCAAGGGGGCTTAACCGCACCGTGAAGGATTTCGAGGATTCCTACAGGGAAGATCTCCTTGTGGAGAAGCTCGTTTCAGTTCTTGACAGTTCCGTAACGGCAAGCGACGAGGAGCTTTTGAGCATCTACAGGACGCGCGAGGAGAAAATCGATCTTCACTACGTCTCGTTTGCGGCCCGGGATTACCTTGAGGGCCAGAAACCGAGCGAAGAGGAGATCGCCCGGTATTACAGAAAAAACACCGATCTTTTCTGGGAGCCGGAGAAACGCGCGGCGCGCTACGTAAAGCTCACTCCCGGGGATTTCACCGAGGATGCCGAGGTTTCCGACGAGGAAATCGAGGCCTACTACACTACTTACCCGGAGGAATTTCTTTCCAAAGGGACCCCGAAACCATTTGACGACGTAAAGGGGGAGATAAAAAAGCAGCTTGTAGAGGGCAAATCAAAGCTTCTCTACAACCAGTTCCTTGAGGAGTTTCTCCGGAAAAGACGTTCCTTTTCAGACCTTCTTTCCGAAAAAAGCTCGCTTGAGGTGAAAGAAACCGCGGAGTTTACTCTCGGAGGCGCGGGCGGAGACATCCCCGGCGCCATAAGAAGAGAGGCCTTTTCGGTAAAGAAAAAAAGGCTTTCAAACGTGGTGCTTCGGGATTTCACCTGGTTTTTCGAGATAACCCGGGTTCAATCCTCAAAGCGGTCGGGAATTGAGTCCGCGCGCGGGGAGATTGTCGAGGCCCTAAAAAGGGAAAAGGGCGTCGATCGGGCCAGGGAATCCGCTGGGAACAGTCTCGCGAAAATAACCGCCTCGGGCAAAGGTTTCTCCGGGGTGGCCAAGTCCATGGGTCTTTCGGTGGAGCGCACCGGTTTTTTCTCAAGGTCCGAGGATCCTCTGGACGTCGAATCGGGGGATTTCATTTCAGATGTCTTCGGGCTGAGAAGCAACCGTCCTACCCCCAATCGTGTTTACAAGTCGGGGGAGACTTTCTACATAGTGTCGCTTGCGAAGACAAAGCCCGCCGACAGCGGGTACTTCGGGAACGAGAGGGATTCTCTTAGGCGCCAGGAGGTCTCGTTGCGAAAGATGCTTGTGGTTGAACGCCTGCTTGAGAACCTCAGAGAAAGCTCCAAGATCTCACCCAACAAGAACCTTCTTTCCCAAGGAGGGTGA
- the cofD gene encoding 2-phospho-L-lactate transferase: MITALGGGSGAAKFLKGLTGIIPLSELTVIVNTADDMDLYGMRVSPDIDTIIYRLSGSIDEKKGWGLRGDTFEFLGAAARFGFPTWFGLGDRDLATHLFRKAVTDGGGTLSESTSKIAQRFGLGEMRILPMSDDRVETWIETDAGEMHFQEYYIKHAMRPEVRGVKIKGAREASAAPLVLDSIDGADLVIICPSNPIISIGPILEIKEVRERLVGAPGLKVAVSPLMRGKPLKGPADKLMRGLGMEASSTQVARLYADFLDVLVIDRSDAGEAAAIEALGVSVLVTDTVIPDEQSSMRLSQEILNFTESLGQRRASP, encoded by the coding sequence ATGATAACGGCACTTGGCGGCGGAAGCGGAGCCGCGAAATTCCTCAAGGGACTCACGGGGATAATTCCCCTGTCGGAACTTACCGTAATAGTGAACACCGCGGATGACATGGACCTTTACGGAATGAGGGTCTCTCCGGACATAGACACCATAATCTACAGGCTCTCGGGAAGCATAGACGAAAAAAAAGGGTGGGGGCTCCGCGGCGACACGTTCGAGTTTCTGGGCGCCGCCGCGAGGTTCGGTTTTCCGACATGGTTCGGGCTCGGGGACAGGGATCTCGCCACTCACCTGTTCAGAAAAGCCGTCACCGACGGGGGCGGGACCCTCAGCGAATCCACTTCAAAGATAGCGCAGCGCTTCGGCCTCGGGGAAATGCGCATACTGCCAATGAGCGATGACAGGGTCGAGACATGGATAGAGACGGACGCGGGCGAAATGCACTTCCAGGAATACTACATAAAGCACGCGATGCGCCCCGAGGTTCGCGGGGTCAAGATAAAGGGCGCACGCGAGGCTTCCGCGGCCCCGCTGGTTCTTGACTCGATAGACGGCGCCGACCTGGTGATCATATGCCCGAGCAACCCCATAATCAGCATAGGGCCCATACTCGAGATAAAGGAAGTTAGAGAAAGGCTAGTCGGCGCGCCGGGACTCAAGGTCGCCGTGAGTCCCCTTATGCGCGGAAAACCCCTTAAGGGTCCGGCGGACAAACTCATGAGGGGGCTTGGAATGGAAGCTTCTTCGACTCAGGTGGCCAGGCTTTACGCCGATTTTCTGGACGTGCTCGTGATTGACCGCTCGGATGCGGGAGAGGCGGCCGCCATAGAAGCTCTCGGGGTAAGCGTTTTAGTGACGGACACCGTAATCCCCGACGAGCAAAGCTCGATGCGTCTTTCGCAGGAAATTCTTAATTTTACAGAATCTTTGGGACAGCGGCGCGCTTCACCCTAG
- the pheT gene encoding phenylalanine--tRNA ligase subunit beta — translation MIFPLGWLTDYLKIDVSPEELGEMLTMAGLELEALEDKGKALADVCVAQISSIEKHPNADRLSVCEITDGETPYTVVCGADNMKKGDKVAFARAGTVLPATLKFPEGLKIKRSNIRGENSEGMLCSADEMGLSGDEDGIMILSPKAELGTSMNEQIGYDGVIFEVGITPNRPDCMSIFGIAREVSAILGENLQKPVFSLKEQGESISERAAVVVEDAEACPRYCCRLIEGVRIGPSPAWLQERLEYCGIRSVNNVVDVTNFVLLEQGQPLHAFDYDKLEGGRISVRKASDGETIETLDGVERKLLAEDLLICSGDHPVALAGVMGGSGTEIEDATSNVLLESAYFSPVGIRKTSKRTGLKSESSSRFEKGIDINNVSFALDRAAELINRLSGGTVAKGIIDVYPEPVSPREISMSVDKVCNLVGISTDSQEIAELLESLGFEVLSISAGELLLRVPTFRVDVEREVDIVEEVARLLGYDNIPSVLPEVPMVARKPSVITVMEKRLRDIFVSYGFLEAINYSFESPELLRTFGFEESIRIMNPISRELSEMRMSLLPSLVKNVRLNLSRQNQDVRLFESGKVFYPKDMDQLPNEVKKFAAIATGKRAPEIWDGEKFDFFDIKSVLERSLEVLSVDSRIEFESVSPDHGFLWPGKSSAVLVDGNVLGMVGELHPHLLEKLEISESVYVLELDLSLLSVVYTSFERKFSPLPKFPSLRRDIALVVDDTVPVREILSVIKKADSGIIENAWVFDVYKGDSLEEGKKSVALSLILRNRERTLTDEDANRVQQDVLKSLEKTIGAELRSI, via the coding sequence ATGATTTTTCCTCTTGGATGGCTTACCGACTACCTCAAAATCGACGTTTCTCCGGAAGAGCTGGGAGAAATGCTTACCATGGCGGGCCTGGAGCTTGAAGCGCTTGAAGACAAGGGCAAGGCTCTTGCCGATGTCTGCGTTGCCCAGATAAGCAGCATCGAGAAGCATCCGAACGCCGACAGGCTGAGCGTCTGCGAGATTACGGACGGAGAAACCCCCTACACGGTTGTCTGCGGTGCGGACAACATGAAAAAAGGGGACAAGGTCGCTTTTGCCAGGGCTGGAACCGTTCTTCCCGCTACCTTGAAGTTTCCGGAAGGCCTTAAGATAAAACGCTCCAATATCCGCGGGGAGAATTCCGAGGGAATGCTGTGTTCCGCGGATGAAATGGGTCTCTCGGGCGACGAAGACGGGATAATGATTCTTTCGCCCAAGGCAGAACTTGGAACCAGCATGAACGAGCAGATCGGTTACGACGGCGTTATCTTCGAGGTGGGAATTACCCCTAACCGTCCTGACTGCATGAGTATTTTCGGGATCGCGAGAGAAGTCTCGGCAATACTGGGCGAGAATCTTCAGAAACCGGTTTTCTCCTTAAAAGAGCAGGGGGAGAGCATTTCGGAGAGGGCCGCCGTAGTTGTTGAGGACGCGGAGGCGTGCCCCAGGTACTGCTGCCGGCTCATTGAAGGAGTCAGAATCGGTCCTTCTCCCGCGTGGCTTCAGGAGAGGCTTGAGTACTGCGGAATCCGCTCCGTTAACAATGTCGTTGACGTTACGAACTTCGTTTTGCTTGAGCAGGGACAGCCGCTTCACGCTTTTGATTACGACAAGCTTGAAGGGGGTCGGATCTCCGTCAGAAAAGCTAGTGACGGGGAAACGATAGAAACGCTAGACGGGGTCGAGAGAAAGCTGCTCGCCGAGGATCTGCTTATCTGCAGCGGGGATCATCCCGTCGCGCTTGCAGGAGTCATGGGCGGATCCGGCACCGAAATAGAAGATGCGACGAGCAATGTTCTGCTTGAATCCGCTTACTTTTCTCCCGTAGGGATAAGGAAAACGTCCAAGCGAACCGGTCTCAAGAGCGAATCTTCGAGCAGGTTTGAAAAAGGCATAGACATAAACAACGTTTCGTTTGCGCTTGACCGCGCCGCCGAGCTTATAAACCGCTTATCCGGGGGAACAGTTGCCAAGGGGATTATCGACGTGTATCCCGAACCGGTTAGCCCAAGGGAGATCTCCATGTCGGTTGACAAGGTCTGCAATCTGGTCGGCATATCCACCGATTCCCAGGAGATAGCGGAACTTCTCGAGAGTCTCGGGTTTGAAGTTCTGAGCATCTCTGCCGGGGAGCTTTTGCTTCGGGTTCCGACTTTCAGGGTGGACGTAGAGCGCGAGGTGGACATAGTCGAGGAAGTCGCCCGTCTTCTGGGTTATGACAACATTCCCTCCGTCCTGCCGGAGGTTCCCATGGTAGCCAGAAAACCCAGCGTGATAACCGTCATGGAGAAAAGACTCAGGGACATTTTCGTCTCCTACGGTTTTCTTGAGGCTATAAACTACAGTTTCGAGTCTCCCGAACTTCTCAGGACGTTCGGCTTTGAGGAGTCGATCCGCATTATGAACCCGATATCGCGGGAGCTTTCGGAGATGAGGATGAGTCTTCTTCCCTCCCTGGTGAAAAACGTGAGACTCAACCTCTCAAGGCAGAATCAGGACGTAAGACTTTTCGAGTCCGGCAAGGTGTTTTACCCCAAGGACATGGACCAGTTGCCGAACGAAGTGAAGAAATTCGCGGCGATTGCCACCGGAAAAAGGGCACCAGAGATATGGGACGGGGAGAAATTCGACTTCTTTGACATAAAAAGCGTGCTTGAAAGGAGCCTGGAGGTCCTTTCGGTGGATTCAAGGATAGAGTTTGAGTCCGTTTCCCCCGATCATGGATTCCTCTGGCCCGGAAAATCCTCCGCCGTACTGGTCGACGGAAACGTTCTGGGGATGGTAGGGGAGCTTCATCCCCATCTTCTGGAAAAACTCGAGATAAGCGAAAGCGTGTACGTGCTTGAACTCGACCTGTCGCTTCTCTCGGTCGTCTATACGAGTTTCGAGAGGAAATTCTCCCCCCTTCCCAAATTTCCCTCTCTTCGTCGCGACATAGCGCTTGTGGTCGATGATACGGTTCCGGTGCGGGAAATTCTTTCGGTTATAAAAAAAGCGGATTCCGGTATAATAGAAAACGCTTGGGTGTTTGACGTTTACAAGGGAGATTCCCTTGAAGAAGGAAAAAAGAGTGTTGCACTTTCCTTGATTCTTCGAAACAGGGAAAGGACCCTTACCGACGAGGATGCTAACAGGGTTCAGCAGGATGTTCTTAAGAGTTTGGAAAAAACAATAGGGGCCGAATTGCGTTCGATCTAA
- a CDS encoding MltA domain-containing protein, giving the protein MNQRTAAVLSAVFLLFLYLSCERPPEIPGPESMRAVPAFPEMDDDLFPEGLKESIGASVEKLSQKKDSQLVFGQKTVSAGDYALALGYLLAKLEAGVTKDDFIKDVRENFDFYGFPGKPWGKVFITSYFSPVLSASRTRTLQHTQPLYGIPDDLVRLRIDRFVERFERLSFLEEDKIAWEKLQSLYGRVAPGGPGRTSELVPYYSRSEIDSGGKLRGKRLEIAWVDPVDAFFLQIQGSGKIRFADGEERVVGYAAQNGHDYVAIGKFLFEWIPKEKMSLWAIESHLRSLSYAERMNILYKNPSYIFFRGLPGKPETSFGTEVVDGRTIATDKVFFPRGALAFMEFERPVFETSSSVEPSQWEPVSRFVVNHDSGGAIKGARRVDLFWGEGKDASRHAGVMKNWGKFFYLVPKGEFLTVLRAKNAGQGQGG; this is encoded by the coding sequence ATGAACCAAAGAACCGCAGCTGTCCTGTCAGCCGTTTTCCTGCTCTTTCTCTACCTTTCCTGCGAGAGACCTCCGGAGATTCCGGGCCCCGAGTCCATGCGGGCGGTTCCCGCATTTCCCGAGATGGACGACGACCTTTTCCCCGAGGGACTGAAGGAATCCATCGGCGCAAGCGTCGAGAAACTTTCGCAGAAAAAGGACTCCCAACTCGTTTTCGGACAAAAAACCGTCTCCGCGGGAGACTACGCACTTGCACTCGGTTATCTTCTCGCCAAGCTTGAGGCGGGCGTTACCAAGGATGATTTCATAAAGGACGTAAGGGAAAATTTCGATTTCTACGGCTTTCCGGGAAAACCCTGGGGCAAGGTTTTTATAACCTCTTACTTTTCTCCGGTGCTCTCCGCTTCCCGAACCAGGACACTTCAGCACACCCAGCCGCTCTATGGGATTCCCGACGACCTGGTGCGCTTGAGGATAGACAGGTTCGTCGAGCGGTTCGAGAGACTTTCGTTTCTTGAGGAGGACAAGATCGCCTGGGAAAAGCTTCAGTCCCTCTACGGCAGGGTTGCCCCCGGAGGTCCCGGCAGGACGTCCGAACTGGTTCCCTATTACTCGCGAAGCGAAATAGACTCCGGGGGAAAGCTCCGGGGGAAAAGGCTTGAGATCGCGTGGGTAGACCCTGTTGACGCGTTTTTTCTTCAGATTCAGGGCTCGGGTAAAATAAGGTTCGCGGACGGAGAGGAGCGGGTCGTGGGCTACGCCGCCCAGAACGGACACGATTACGTGGCAATAGGGAAATTTCTCTTCGAGTGGATTCCGAAGGAAAAAATGAGCCTCTGGGCCATAGAAAGCCACCTGAGATCCCTCTCCTACGCGGAGAGGATGAATATCCTTTACAAAAACCCGAGTTACATTTTCTTCCGCGGACTTCCGGGGAAACCCGAAACCTCTTTCGGAACGGAAGTCGTCGACGGCAGGACCATAGCGACCGACAAGGTTTTTTTCCCCAGGGGAGCTCTGGCGTTCATGGAGTTTGAGAGACCGGTCTTCGAAACTTCCTCTTCAGTCGAGCCGTCGCAGTGGGAACCGGTTTCCCGCTTTGTCGTTAACCACGACAGCGGGGGAGCCATAAAAGGGGCCCGGCGCGTCGACCTTTTCTGGGGGGAGGGAAAAGATGCCTCCCGGCACGCGGGTGTGATGAAAAACTGGGGAAAGTTCTTCTATCTGGTGCCGAAGGGGGAATTCCTGACGGTGCTTAGGGCAAAAAACGCCGGGCAGGGCCAAGGAGGATGA
- a CDS encoding integration host factor subunit alpha: MTKKDLAGVLYEEIGFSRRESAEIVNFFFDLMREKLIAGEEVKLPGFGTFRVTRRKSRIGRNPSTGEEVDIPSRLTVVFKPSRFLRKKIDQKRGD, encoded by the coding sequence ATGACAAAGAAGGATCTGGCAGGCGTTTTATACGAGGAAATAGGGTTTTCGAGAAGGGAATCCGCTGAGATAGTAAACTTTTTTTTCGACTTGATGAGAGAGAAGCTTATAGCCGGTGAAGAGGTGAAACTCCCAGGGTTCGGAACCTTCAGGGTCACGAGAAGGAAATCCCGTATAGGAAGAAACCCTTCCACTGGAGAGGAAGTAGACATACCTTCCCGTCTGACAGTTGTTTTCAAACCCAGCAGGTTTCTCAGGAAAAAGATTGACCAGAAACGGGGGGATTAA